Proteins co-encoded in one Nonlabens agnitus genomic window:
- a CDS encoding efflux RND transporter periplasmic adaptor subunit — MNRKLLIALIIVGVLVIGFGALKVLGVIGSSDEGTKVETMIVEKMDVTETVSATGKIKPEIEVSISPEVPGEIIQLNVKEGEAVEKGQLLVMINPDLLESSVNRSRAGLSNSRSNYAQAQASLTEAKANFERSSKLFKKGVISQSDYDTALANYDRAQAAERSAYFSVQSAAATVNEAADNLGRTSIYAPMTGTVSLLAVELGERVVGTQQMAGTELLRVADLSQMEVEVDVNENDIVKINVGDKAIVEVDAYLKKEFEGQVTEIANTATGTLTADQVTNFKVKIRILSESYKDLTEGKPDNYSPFKPGMTATVDIITKERKDAIAVPISAIVVKNDTTSSYKKPEVTSNTEKFECVFVEENGKAKLKVVKTGIQDDKNIVIISGLEPGETVITGPYRTVTDVLKSGTKVNAKSTPDKKAAETE, encoded by the coding sequence ATGAATAGAAAATTACTAATAGCATTAATTATTGTTGGAGTACTGGTAATCGGGTTTGGTGCGCTTAAGGTTTTAGGTGTCATAGGATCTTCAGATGAAGGTACTAAGGTAGAAACCATGATCGTTGAGAAAATGGACGTGACTGAAACCGTTAGCGCTACTGGTAAAATCAAACCAGAAATTGAGGTAAGTATATCACCTGAAGTTCCTGGAGAAATCATTCAGTTAAATGTAAAGGAAGGCGAGGCTGTAGAGAAAGGTCAGTTGCTCGTTATGATCAACCCTGATTTGTTGGAGTCTAGTGTTAACAGATCAAGAGCAGGTCTTTCCAATTCTAGATCTAACTATGCACAAGCTCAGGCCAGTCTTACAGAAGCTAAAGCCAATTTTGAGCGCAGCTCAAAATTATTTAAGAAAGGCGTCATATCGCAATCAGATTACGATACTGCGCTAGCTAATTACGATCGTGCTCAGGCAGCAGAACGTTCGGCTTACTTTAGCGTTCAAAGTGCGGCAGCAACCGTAAATGAAGCTGCAGATAATTTGGGACGTACCAGTATTTATGCACCTATGACAGGTACCGTTTCTCTTCTTGCCGTTGAATTGGGTGAAAGAGTAGTGGGAACTCAGCAAATGGCTGGTACTGAATTGTTGCGGGTAGCAGATCTTTCCCAAATGGAAGTTGAGGTAGATGTCAATGAAAATGACATTGTAAAGATCAATGTAGGCGACAAAGCCATTGTGGAAGTTGACGCGTACCTTAAAAAGGAATTTGAGGGTCAAGTAACTGAGATTGCAAATACGGCAACAGGAACGCTTACTGCAGATCAAGTGACGAACTTTAAAGTTAAAATTAGAATCCTTTCTGAATCCTATAAAGATCTCACCGAGGGAAAACCAGACAATTACAGTCCTTTCAAACCTGGAATGACGGCTACTGTGGATATTATTACAAAAGAACGTAAAGATGCTATTGCCGTGCCTATAAGCGCGATTGTAGTAAAAAATGACACCACAAGCTCCTACAAAAAACCTGAAGTCACATCGAACACTGAAAAGTTTGAATGTGTCTTTGTTGAGGAAAATGGTAAGGCAAAATTGAAGGTGGTCAAAACAGGAATTCAAGACGATAAAAACATTGTCATCATTTCTGGTTTGGAGCCTGGTGAAACAGTGATCACAGGTCCTTATAGAACAGTTACAGATGTTCTCAAAAGCGGAACCAAAGTAAATGCCAAGTCTACGCCAGATAAAAAAGCAGCTGAGACTGAATAA
- a CDS encoding PorP/SprF family type IX secretion system membrane protein gives MKHFFFFLSFVCLVNLSTAQEGIPVYQDYLMDNLYLLHPSMAGAANCGKVRATARQQWFDQEDAPNLQTLSFNTAIGQNSGIGAIVFNDKNGYHSQTGAYLSYAYHLQVGGGYEDLNRLSFGANVGLVQSRLDETSFDRTNFDPIITGVLVSDSYFNIDFGMSYLYKDFFVHATLKNPIFQNREIYSEGFESTNQLRYIVNAGYLIAPRKSDWQFEPSVLYQRTDRTKEQFVDLNAKAFYDLNEDTTLYMGLSYRQSFEGAEFQNGADIQQQNLSLLSPFIGAKFDSFTVGYTYSQQFGEVQFASGGFHQITLGIDFLCTKDRWSCNCPAVNL, from the coding sequence ATGAAGCATTTTTTCTTTTTCCTCTCATTTGTCTGCCTTGTTAACTTGAGCACTGCTCAAGAAGGAATACCGGTGTATCAGGATTATTTGATGGACAATCTGTACCTATTACATCCATCCATGGCGGGTGCTGCAAATTGCGGTAAAGTAAGAGCCACGGCAAGACAGCAATGGTTTGATCAAGAGGATGCTCCTAACTTGCAAACCTTGAGTTTTAATACCGCGATAGGACAAAATAGTGGTATAGGTGCGATTGTATTTAATGACAAAAACGGGTATCACTCACAGACAGGTGCCTACTTATCTTATGCATATCACTTGCAAGTAGGTGGTGGTTATGAGGATTTGAACCGATTGTCTTTTGGCGCAAATGTAGGATTGGTACAAAGCCGCCTGGATGAGACCAGCTTTGACCGTACGAACTTTGACCCTATTATTACTGGCGTTCTCGTTAGTGACTCCTATTTCAACATTGATTTTGGGATGTCTTATCTGTACAAGGATTTCTTTGTTCATGCCACGCTGAAAAACCCCATTTTTCAAAATCGTGAGATATACTCAGAAGGTTTTGAGAGTACCAACCAGCTGCGCTACATCGTAAATGCCGGCTATTTGATCGCTCCCAGAAAATCTGACTGGCAATTTGAACCATCTGTATTGTACCAGCGTACAGATCGTACCAAGGAACAATTTGTGGACCTTAATGCCAAAGCTTTCTATGACTTGAATGAGGATACAACCCTTTACATGGGACTTTCCTATCGTCAAAGTTTTGAAGGAGCCGAATTCCAGAATGGAGCCGATATCCAGCAACAAAACCTATCCTTACTGTCACCCTTCATAGGAGCAAAATTTGACAGCTTTACCGTAGGCTATACCTATAGCCAGCAATTTGGCGAGGTTCAGTTTGCGAGTGGTGGTTTTCACCAGATCACGTTGGGAATTGACTTCTTATGTACCAAGGATCGCTGGAGCTGTAATTGCCCGGCGGTGAACCTATAA
- a CDS encoding efflux RND transporter periplasmic adaptor subunit, translating to MKRKGTIILLSVIVLSVIAGIWYIVVKDLEDPVEYATEMPEQRTIVKETVATGSIVPKEEVNIKPNISGVIETIHVEAGEYVEAGDLIADIKVVPNVSSLTSAKNSIASQRNAVETAKLAFDNQTAIYNRQKELFNKGVISANDFDIAQNNYNNARQRFEQEKVALTGASQNYDIIRTGTTAGLGEYANTNVRATVSGMVLDVPVKVGNQVIEANNFNEGTAIALIADVNKMIFEGKVDESEVGKIKEGLPLEITVGAYDNKKFDAVLDYIAPKGVAENGAIQFAIKGTLKQSEDNSFVRAGLSANASIILDKAEDVLAIKEALVQYDPTTKKPFVEVAVGDQEFEKRDIELGLSNGIYVEIKSGITSNDRIKVWNALKPAATATNYGG from the coding sequence ATGAAACGAAAAGGAACCATCATACTACTGTCCGTTATCGTGCTCTCAGTCATCGCTGGAATATGGTACATCGTCGTTAAAGACCTGGAAGATCCTGTAGAATATGCTACAGAAATGCCAGAGCAAAGAACGATTGTAAAAGAGACGGTTGCCACAGGAAGCATTGTTCCTAAGGAAGAAGTCAACATTAAACCCAACATTTCTGGAGTTATTGAAACGATTCACGTAGAAGCTGGTGAATATGTCGAGGCTGGAGACCTTATTGCAGATATTAAAGTGGTACCTAATGTAAGTTCTTTGACCAGTGCTAAAAATAGCATTGCCTCTCAAAGAAACGCTGTGGAAACAGCAAAACTGGCATTTGACAATCAGACCGCGATCTATAATAGACAAAAGGAACTTTTTAATAAAGGAGTGATTTCTGCAAACGATTTTGACATTGCCCAAAACAACTACAACAATGCTAGACAACGCTTTGAACAAGAAAAAGTTGCCTTGACTGGAGCTAGTCAAAACTATGACATCATACGTACGGGTACCACCGCAGGATTGGGAGAATATGCCAATACCAATGTGAGAGCCACAGTATCTGGAATGGTCCTAGACGTACCGGTTAAAGTTGGTAACCAGGTCATAGAAGCAAACAACTTCAATGAAGGTACAGCGATCGCACTTATTGCAGATGTTAATAAAATGATATTTGAAGGAAAAGTTGACGAGTCTGAAGTAGGTAAAATCAAAGAAGGATTACCACTGGAAATTACCGTTGGTGCCTATGACAACAAAAAATTTGATGCCGTTCTTGATTACATCGCTCCTAAAGGTGTTGCGGAAAACGGCGCCATACAATTTGCTATAAAAGGAACATTAAAGCAAAGTGAAGATAATTCCTTTGTACGTGCAGGCCTTAGTGCAAATGCTAGCATCATTCTGGATAAGGCAGAAGATGTTCTCGCGATCAAAGAAGCTTTGGTACAATACGACCCAACTACCAAAAAGCCATTTGTAGAAGTAGCCGTTGGAGATCAGGAATTTGAAAAGAGAGACATAGAGTTAGGATTGAGTAACGGTATTTATGTAGAAATCAAAAGTGGTATTACCAGCAACGATCGTATCAAAGTCTGGAACGCCTTGAAACCAGCGGCAACAGCAACTAATTACGGCGGTTAG
- a CDS encoding RNA methyltransferase, producing MSKTRKLLNDELDRLSPDRFRESEKTPLIIVLDNVRSLNNVGSVFRSADAYRVEKIYLCGITAQPPHREIRKTALGATESVAWEYVENTIDVIKTLNDAGYTTCAIEQAERSQNLYNFSLSKGDKVAVVLGNEVKGVQQDVVDACKEVIELDQFGTKHSLNISVCAGIVMYDIFNKISWLR from the coding sequence TTGTCCAAAACCAGAAAACTTCTCAATGACGAGCTGGATAGGCTGTCACCAGATCGCTTTCGCGAAAGCGAAAAAACACCACTCATCATCGTTCTTGACAATGTTCGCAGTTTGAACAACGTGGGAAGCGTTTTCCGCAGTGCAGATGCCTATCGTGTAGAGAAAATATATCTGTGCGGTATTACCGCGCAGCCACCGCATCGAGAGATACGCAAGACCGCACTGGGCGCAACCGAAAGTGTCGCTTGGGAATATGTAGAAAATACCATAGATGTCATCAAAACACTCAACGATGCTGGTTATACCACATGCGCGATCGAGCAGGCAGAACGCTCTCAAAACCTCTACAATTTTTCACTATCTAAAGGTGATAAGGTCGCCGTCGTGCTGGGCAATGAAGTCAAAGGTGTGCAACAAGACGTGGTAGATGCCTGCAAGGAAGTGATTGAACTGGATCAATTCGGCACCAAGCACAGTTTAAATATTTCAGTTTGTGCTGGGATCGTGATGTATGATATCTTTAATAAGATTAGTTGGCTACGATAG
- a CDS encoding ABC transporter permease translates to MFSKDRWNEILEALNANRFRTFLTAFGVFWGILILVLLLAMTNGLKTGVSKDFGDFATNSMFMWAQRTSMPYKGFEKGRRFDLKIGDVDVLKRKFPELKYVSPRFRLGGYRGANNVTRNEKTGAFEISGDYPEFINQQPMDIIKGRFISYSDIDNNLKSAVIGVDVVKTLYDVGVDPIDTYISINGVNFKVVGVFQNPNSSGDSEEEANTIYLPFTTFAKSFNSGDNVGFMAITAYDDYNITELKPQILATIKEQRSVHPNDERALGNYDIAEQFAKVNGLFNILSFVGFFVGGLILISGGIGISNIMLIVVKERTNEIGVRRALGATPWDIKAQILQESVVLTLAAGFAGIAFSAGVIWIMNFVLDQNGPVENFANPTVNINVIFIALTILVIAGLLAGFIPASRATQMKPVDALRTE, encoded by the coding sequence ATGTTTAGCAAGGACCGATGGAATGAAATATTAGAAGCGCTCAACGCAAATAGGTTCAGGACCTTTTTGACAGCATTTGGTGTATTTTGGGGTATCCTCATTTTAGTGTTATTGCTGGCCATGACTAATGGTCTTAAGACTGGTGTTAGTAAAGATTTTGGTGACTTTGCTACCAACTCCATGTTCATGTGGGCTCAAAGAACTTCCATGCCCTACAAGGGTTTTGAGAAAGGACGTCGTTTTGATTTGAAAATAGGCGATGTAGATGTGCTCAAAAGAAAATTCCCAGAACTTAAATATGTCTCTCCTAGATTTAGATTAGGTGGCTATCGTGGCGCTAACAACGTTACACGCAATGAAAAAACGGGAGCTTTTGAGATCAGTGGTGATTACCCAGAATTTATCAATCAGCAACCTATGGATATCATTAAGGGTAGGTTCATTAGTTACTCAGATATCGATAATAATTTAAAGTCTGCCGTGATAGGTGTGGATGTAGTAAAGACTCTATACGATGTAGGTGTAGATCCTATAGATACGTACATTTCCATCAATGGCGTCAATTTTAAAGTGGTAGGCGTGTTTCAAAACCCTAACAGTTCAGGAGACTCTGAAGAAGAGGCTAATACCATTTATCTACCATTTACCACATTTGCAAAATCCTTTAATTCTGGAGACAATGTTGGATTCATGGCGATTACCGCTTATGATGACTATAATATTACAGAGCTCAAACCACAAATACTGGCTACCATCAAAGAACAGCGCAGTGTGCATCCTAATGATGAGCGTGCCCTAGGGAACTATGATATCGCCGAGCAGTTTGCCAAAGTAAACGGCCTGTTCAATATTCTATCGTTTGTTGGCTTTTTCGTTGGCGGATTAATCTTGATTTCAGGTGGTATAGGAATCAGCAATATTATGTTGATTGTCGTTAAGGAAAGAACTAATGAAATAGGTGTACGTAGAGCATTGGGAGCAACACCTTGGGATATCAAGGCACAGATCCTGCAGGAAAGTGTCGTCCTGACATTAGCTGCTGGTTTTGCAGGAATTGCTTTTTCTGCTGGAGTCATTTGGATCATGAATTTCGTCCTGGATCAGAATGGTCCTGTGGAGAATTTTGCCAATCCAACCGTAAATATCAATGTCATTTTCATCGCTTTGACCATTTTGGTAATCGCTGGTTTGCTAGCTGGATTCATACCAGCATCTAGAGCGACACAAATGAAGCCAGTAGACGCATTAAGAACAGAATAA
- a CDS encoding TolC family protein produces the protein MKNLIICMAVFGCFAFAKAQTPTASTNNKQWTLSECVQYALENNISIKQSQLDIESADADRLNAFGNFLPTANASGGVSENTGLSFNPVTNNAQTTTFLSVTGRINVGYTLFDGLRNVRQLQQAKIAQIASLYRLDKMKDDISLFVANSYLEILTNKANLEVLQSQNQVTLDQIERTKELVDAGQLPKGDLLEIQATNASEQQQIINAQNAVTISKISLAQLLLIKDYETFDIADDDYEIIDESIASKPVSEIIAGAESNRSEVKIAEKEVELAKKSLQIAKGAYYPSLSAFFGYDTRYTDATSFTQTVDPDNPVSIEQIGVVQETGQAVVGEFPNTIATLRGADPFIDQLYQNDGIAYGFQLSIPIFNGFSVRSNVQRNQVNLKRTEYQLEQAKLDLESNVYQAYVDVKGARESYEAAKKAVESQELAYNYATERYDVGLTNAFDFSQSKLRYDNSKINLNQAKFNYLFRLKVLELFFGIEPTDLKL, from the coding sequence ATGAAGAACTTAATTATTTGCATGGCAGTTTTTGGTTGTTTCGCTTTCGCGAAAGCGCAAACCCCAACAGCCTCTACTAACAATAAGCAATGGACCTTGAGCGAGTGTGTGCAATACGCACTGGAAAACAACATATCCATCAAGCAAAGCCAGCTGGACATAGAATCTGCAGATGCTGATAGACTTAACGCCTTTGGAAACTTTTTGCCTACAGCAAATGCTTCAGGTGGCGTTTCAGAAAATACAGGTCTTAGTTTTAACCCGGTGACAAACAATGCTCAAACCACGACGTTTCTATCTGTTACTGGTAGAATAAATGTAGGTTACACGTTATTTGATGGTTTGAGAAATGTGAGACAGCTACAACAAGCTAAAATCGCTCAGATCGCTAGCTTGTACAGGCTGGACAAAATGAAGGATGACATCTCATTATTTGTGGCAAATAGTTATTTGGAAATTCTTACCAACAAGGCAAACCTGGAAGTTCTTCAATCTCAAAATCAAGTAACTCTAGATCAAATCGAGCGTACAAAGGAATTAGTAGACGCTGGACAATTGCCTAAAGGTGATCTTCTTGAGATCCAAGCGACCAACGCATCAGAGCAGCAGCAAATCATCAATGCTCAAAATGCCGTTACCATAAGTAAGATAAGTCTGGCGCAATTACTTCTCATAAAAGACTACGAGACTTTTGACATCGCAGACGATGATTATGAGATTATTGACGAAAGTATTGCTAGCAAACCTGTAAGCGAAATTATTGCTGGAGCAGAAAGCAATCGCTCTGAAGTTAAAATCGCCGAAAAGGAAGTTGAGCTTGCAAAAAAATCTTTGCAAATCGCCAAAGGAGCCTATTATCCTAGTTTGAGCGCGTTCTTTGGGTATGATACACGTTACACTGATGCAACATCTTTTACTCAAACTGTAGATCCAGACAATCCTGTTTCTATAGAACAGATAGGTGTGGTTCAAGAAACCGGACAAGCTGTGGTTGGTGAATTTCCCAACACCATAGCCACCTTACGTGGTGCTGATCCATTTATTGACCAGTTGTATCAAAACGATGGTATCGCTTATGGTTTCCAATTAAGCATTCCCATATTCAATGGTTTCAGTGTTCGTAGCAACGTGCAGCGCAACCAAGTAAACCTTAAAAGAACGGAATATCAATTAGAGCAAGCAAAGCTGGATCTTGAAAGTAACGTTTATCAAGCTTATGTAGATGTGAAAGGTGCACGCGAGTCCTATGAAGCAGCAAAAAAGGCAGTAGAGTCTCAAGAACTGGCTTACAACTATGCCACAGAACGATATGATGTAGGGTTGACGAATGCTTTTGATTTCAGCCAGAGTAAGTTGAGATATGACAATTCAAAAATCAATCTGAATCAAGCCAAATTCAATTACCTATTTAGACTTAAAGTGCTTGAATTGTTCTTTGGTATTGAACCAACAGATTTAAAACTATAG
- a CDS encoding NifU family protein has translation MSTHTIKVVSTTNDAIVKFESNQFLVKNHSYEFKNIDEAKPSPLAQQLFYLPFVKTVYIAQNFIAIERYDIVEWSDVQDEVAEQIEQYLNSDKPLLPEEGEVKKVPVTVYAEATPNPSVMKYVANKKLTVTSQEFKTIEDTESGSLSRKLYTFPFVKEIFVDENYISVTKHDIVEWPEITNEIRSFIKESIENGEEIGVSKYSAGTSKEKGEEMSLPKFENLSEVSKKIVEILDEYIRPAVASDGGNIAFESYDENSQEVNVILQGACSGCPSSTMTLKNGIETMLKEMIPGKINRVVAING, from the coding sequence ATGAGCACACACACCATAAAAGTCGTTTCCACTACAAATGATGCTATCGTTAAGTTTGAAAGCAACCAGTTTTTAGTGAAGAATCACAGTTATGAGTTTAAAAATATTGATGAGGCAAAGCCATCACCACTAGCACAACAGCTTTTCTACCTGCCGTTTGTGAAAACGGTCTATATCGCCCAAAACTTCATTGCTATTGAACGCTATGACATTGTTGAATGGAGCGATGTACAGGATGAGGTCGCAGAACAAATCGAACAATACCTCAACAGCGACAAGCCTCTACTACCAGAAGAAGGCGAAGTCAAGAAGGTTCCAGTAACTGTTTATGCAGAGGCTACTCCTAATCCGTCCGTGATGAAGTATGTCGCTAATAAGAAGCTGACGGTCACCAGTCAGGAGTTTAAAACAATTGAGGATACTGAATCTGGTTCGCTTTCGCGAAAGCTGTACACCTTTCCATTTGTAAAAGAAATCTTTGTGGATGAGAACTATATATCAGTCACAAAGCATGATATAGTTGAGTGGCCAGAAATCACCAATGAAATCAGGTCATTTATAAAAGAGTCCATTGAAAACGGCGAAGAGATAGGTGTTTCCAAATACAGTGCGGGCACTTCCAAAGAGAAAGGCGAGGAAATGAGCTTGCCTAAGTTTGAGAATTTGAGTGAGGTCTCAAAAAAGATCGTAGAAATACTAGATGAGTACATACGACCAGCTGTAGCGAGTGATGGTGGTAACATAGCCTTTGAAAGCTATGATGAAAACTCCCAAGAGGTAAATGTCATACTTCAAGGAGCTTGTAGCGGTTGTCCTAGTTCAACCATGACCCTAAAAAATGGAATCGAAACGATGTTGAAAGAAATGATTCCAGGTAAAATCAATAGAGTTGTGGCGATAAATGGGTAA
- the tsaB gene encoding tRNA (adenosine(37)-N6)-threonylcarbamoyltransferase complex dimerization subunit type 1 TsaB: MPLILCLETSSTNCSVALATNRGSFENDLGVVNCLDLNEDQSDSYSHGERLHVFIDGILKRNELSTTDLDAIAVSKGPGSYTGLRIGVASAKGLCFALDIPLIAIDTLESLALQAPQPSNYVIPMLDARRMEVYTSVFQNNKKIKETTAAILEPTTFQQILNENNVTVIGSGALKFKELNKDHKNTYVDALPTALTMCDLAMAAYKKSDIVEDIAYFEPFYLKEFKSN, translated from the coding sequence ATGCCTTTGATTCTTTGCTTGGAAACCTCTTCTACCAATTGCTCTGTTGCATTAGCAACTAATCGAGGTAGTTTTGAAAATGACTTAGGCGTAGTGAACTGCTTGGATCTTAATGAAGATCAAAGCGACTCTTACAGCCATGGAGAACGACTTCACGTTTTTATTGACGGGATACTCAAAAGGAATGAGTTATCAACCACAGACCTTGATGCTATAGCCGTAAGTAAAGGTCCTGGTTCTTATACGGGTTTACGAATAGGAGTCGCAAGTGCAAAAGGCTTATGCTTTGCGTTAGACATACCATTAATCGCCATCGATACATTGGAGTCACTTGCCTTGCAAGCTCCTCAACCATCTAATTACGTGATCCCGATGTTAGACGCTCGTCGCATGGAGGTTTATACCAGTGTTTTTCAAAACAATAAAAAGATCAAGGAAACGACAGCTGCCATCTTGGAACCTACCACATTCCAGCAAATTTTAAATGAAAATAATGTTACTGTCATAGGTTCTGGAGCCTTGAAATTTAAAGAACTCAACAAGGATCATAAGAACACTTATGTTGATGCCTTACCGACCGCCTTAACTATGTGTGATCTTGCCATGGCTGCCTATAAAAAAAGCGATATCGTAGAAGACATCGCTTATTTTGAACCCTTTTACTTGAAGGAGTTTAAATCAAATTGA